A genomic stretch from Ursus arctos isolate Adak ecotype North America unplaced genomic scaffold, UrsArc2.0 scaffold_21, whole genome shotgun sequence includes:
- the CCT2 gene encoding T-complex protein 1 subunit beta: protein MASLSLAPVNIFKAGADEERAETARLSSFIGAIAIGDLVKSTLGPKGMDKILLSSGRDASLMVTNDGATILKNIGVDNPAAKVLVDMSRVQDDEVGDGTTSVTVLAAELLREAESLIAKKIHPQTIIAGWREATKAARQALLNSAVDHGSDEVKFRQDLMNIAGTTLSSKLLTHHKDHFTQLAVEAVLRLKGSGNLEAIHVIKKLGGSLADSYLDEGFLLDKKIGVNQPKRIENAKILIANTGMDTDKIKIFGSRVRVDSTAKVAEIEHAEKEKMKEKVERILKHGINCFINRQLIYNYPEQLFGAAGVMAIEHADFAGVERLALVTGGEIASTFDHPELVKLGSCKLIEEVMIGEDKLIHFSGVALGEACTIVLRGATQQILDEAERSLHDALCVLAQTVKDTRTVYGGGCSEMLMAHAVTQLASRTPGKEAVAMESYAKALRMLPTIIADNAGYDSADLVAQLRAAHSEGNTTAGLDMKEGTVGDMAVLGITESFQVKRQVLLSAAEAAEVILRVDNIIKAAPRKRVPDHHPC from the exons ATG GCGTCCCTTTCCCTCGCACCTGTTAATATCTTCAAGGCTGGAGCTGATGAAGAGAGAGCAGAGACTGCTCGGCTG TCTTCTTTTATTGGTGCCATCGCTATTGGAGACTTGGTAAAGAGCACACTAGGACCTAAGGGCATG GATAAAATTCTGTTAAGCAGTGGACGAGATGCCTCTCTTATGGTAACCAATGATGGTGCAACTATTCTAAAAAACATCGGTGTGGACAATCCAGCAGCTAAAGTTTTAGTTG atatgtcaaGGGTTCAAGATGATGAAGTTGGTGATGGCACTACTTCTGTTACTGTCTTAGCTGCAGAATTATTAAGG GAAGCAGAATCTTTGATTGCAAAAAAGATTCACCCACAGACCATCATTGCGGGTTGGAGAGAAGCCACAAAGGCGGCAAGACAGGCTCTGTTGAATTCTGCAGTTGATCATGG ttctgaCGAAGTTAAATTCCGTCAAGATTTAATGAACATTGCGGGAACAACATTATCCTCAAAACTACTTACTCATCACAAAGACCACTTCACTCAGTTAGCTGTAGAAGCTGTTCTCAGACTGAAGGGCTCTGGTAATCTGGAGGCAATTCACGTCATCAAGAAGCTAGGCGGAAGTCTGGCAGATTCCTATTTAGATGAAG GTTTTCTGTTGGATAAAAAAATTGGAGTAAACCAACCAAAGAGAATTGAAAACGCTAAAATTCTCATTGCAAATACTGGTATGGATACAGACAAAATAAAG ATATTTGGTTCCAGGGTAAGAGTTGATTCTACAGCAAAGGTTGCCGAAATAGAacatgctgaaaaggaaaaaatgaaggagaaagttgAACGTATTCTTAAGCATGGGATAAACTGCTTTATTAACAG gcaGTTAATTTATAATTATCCTGAACAGCTCTTTGGCGCTGCTGGTGTTATGGCGATTGAACATGCAGATTTTGCAGGTGTGGAACGCCTAGCTCTTGTCACAG GTGGTGAAATTGCCTCTACCTTTGACCACCCAGAGCTAGTGAAGCTTGGAAGTTGCAAGCTTATTGAGGAAGTCATGATTGGAGAAGATAAACTCATCCACTTTTCTGGCGTAGCTCTTG gtGAAGCTTGTACCATTGTTCTTCGTGGTGCCACTCAACAGATTTTAGATGAAGCAGAAAGATCTTTGCATGATGCTCTTTGTGTTCTTGCCCAAACTGTGAAAGATACTAGAACAGTTTATGGAGGAG GCTGTTCTGAGATGCTGATGGCTCATGCTGTGACACAGCTTGCCAGTAGAACACCAGGCAAAGAAGCTGTTGCAATGGAGTCTTACGCTAAAGCCCTGAGAATG TTGCCAACCATCATAGCTGATAACGCAGGCTATGACAGTGCAGATCTGGTGGCGCAGCTCCGAGCTGCCCATAGTGAAGGCAATACAACTGCTGGACTGG ataTGAAGGAAGGTACCGTTGGAGATATGGCAGTACTGGGTATAACAGAAAGTTTCCAAGTGAAGCGACAAGTTCTTTTGAGTGCAGCCGAAGCAGCAGAGGTGATTCTTCGTGTGGACAACATTATTAAAGCAGCACCAAG GAAACGTGTCCCTGATCACCACCCCTGTTAA
- the LRRC10 gene encoding leucine-rich repeat-containing protein 10, with the protein MGNTIRALVAFVPADCCQSYMVRDLREMPTDKMVDLSGSQLRRFPVHVCSFRELVKLYLSDNHLNSLPPELGQLQKLQILALDFNNFRALPQVVCTLTQLCILYLGNNKLCDLPRELSLLQNLRTLWVEANCLTQLPDVVCELRLLKTLHAGSNALRLLPGQLQRLRELRTIWLSGNLLTDFPAVLLHMPFLEVIDVDRNSIRYFPSLAHLSSLKLVIYDHNPCRNAPKVAKGVRRVGRWAEETPEPDPRKARRYALTQEESQDGEGPILPSLLLPPNS; encoded by the coding sequence ATGGGGAACACCATCAGGGCCCTGGTGGCCTTCGTGCCCGCCGACTGCTGCCAGAGCTACATGGTCAGAGACCTCCGGGAGATGCCGACGGACAAGATGGTGGATCTGAGCGGGAGCCAGCTCCGCCGCTTCCCCGTGCACGTGTGCTCCTTCCGGGAGCTGGTCAAGCTCTACCTGAGCGACAACCACCTCAACAGCCTGCCTCCCGAGCTGGGGCAGCTCCAGAAGCTGCAGATCCTGGCCCTGGATTTCAACAACTTCAGGGCTCTGCCTCAGGTGGTGTGTACGCTGACACAGCTCTGCATCCTCTACCTGGGTAACAACAAACTTTGCGACCTCCCCAGGGAGCTGAGCCTGCTCCAGAATCTCCGGACCCTGTGGGTCGAGGCCAACTGCCTCACCCAGCTGCCGGATGTGGTGTGCGAGCTGAGGCTCCTGAAGACGCTGCACGCCGGCTCCAATGCCCTGCGTCTGCTGCCAGGCCAGCTCCAGCGCCTCCGGGAGCTGCGGACCATCTGGCTCTCGGGCAACCTGCTGACGGACTTCCCCGCTGTGCTGCTGCACATGCCCTTCCTGGAGGTGATCGATGTGGACAGGAACAGCATCCGGTACTTCCCCAGCCTGGCCCATCTGTCAAGTCTGAAGCTGGTCATCTATGACCATAATCCTTGCAGGAACGCACCCAAGGTGGCCAAAGGTGTGCGCCGTGTGGGAAGATGGGCAGAGGAGACGCCAGAGCCCGACCCCAGGAAAGCCAGACGCTATGCTTTGACCCAGGAGGAAAGCCAGGACGGAGAGGGACCTATCCTGCcgtctctgcttcttcctcccaacTCCTGA